A genome region from Crossiella equi includes the following:
- a CDS encoding DUF5829 family protein produces the protein MMLRRVLRAIVVFTVAVPVILTGVTGTATPDRQLLFFNHAYGVLDRETADAIEHSAYLKDFANFEVRTTTGSGGEVWTGRYLMGRETYLELFGVGDLAGTKLGNTGMAVSTEHQGDSSTVVKRLTGQGIKPIEFTQTRDFGDGKPVPWFDAVYPTDQFDSFFAWSMEYRQEYLNDPRAKIGPPAYPGDVSRDRYINDGYRTRLMRDVTGVRLAVTQRDLDSMLPLYRAGGFVVAPVPGGALVTRGGTTIRLDAVPVAEVGLRQVEFALNQDLGTRREVPLGRSTLTVGPGAQAVWNFPR, from the coding sequence ATGATGCTTCGACGGGTATTGCGCGCGATCGTGGTGTTCACGGTGGCCGTTCCCGTCATCCTCACTGGGGTGACGGGAACGGCCACGCCTGACCGACAACTTCTGTTCTTCAACCACGCCTACGGCGTCCTCGACCGGGAGACGGCCGACGCCATCGAGCACTCGGCCTACCTCAAGGACTTCGCCAACTTCGAGGTCCGCACCACCACCGGCTCCGGCGGGGAGGTCTGGACCGGCCGCTACCTGATGGGCCGGGAGACCTACCTCGAGCTGTTCGGGGTGGGTGACCTGGCCGGGACCAAGCTCGGCAACACCGGCATGGCCGTGTCCACCGAGCACCAGGGCGACTCGTCGACCGTGGTCAAGCGCCTGACCGGCCAGGGCATCAAGCCCATCGAGTTCACCCAGACCCGCGACTTCGGCGACGGCAAGCCGGTGCCGTGGTTCGACGCGGTCTACCCGACCGACCAGTTCGACAGCTTCTTCGCCTGGAGCATGGAGTACCGGCAGGAGTACCTCAACGACCCGCGCGCCAAGATCGGCCCGCCTGCCTACCCGGGTGACGTGAGCCGGGACCGGTACATCAACGACGGGTACCGCACCCGGCTGATGCGCGATGTCACCGGGGTCCGCCTGGCCGTCACCCAGCGGGACCTCGACTCGATGCTGCCGCTGTACCGGGCGGGCGGGTTCGTGGTCGCGCCGGTGCCCGGCGGGGCGCTGGTGACCCGTGGCGGCACCACGATCCGCCTCGACGCCGTGCCGGTGGCCGAGGTCGGGCTGCGGCAGGTCGAGTTCGCCCTCAACCAGGACCTCGGCACCCGCCGGGAGGTGCCGCTGGGCCGCTCCACCCTGACCGTGGGCCCCGGTGCGCAGGCGGTGTGGAACTTCCCGAGGTGA
- a CDS encoding alpha/beta fold hydrolase encodes MSEIYRSAAGATLLRETYLRDLAQCPVPADREFVDTPEGETFVLVSGPEQAPPLVLLHGSGSNSAEWGPKLAGLVDRYRVYAVDILGEPGLSAPVRPPLGSDRYARWLDSVLDAFGLGQVTVLGVSLGGWLALDYATRRPDRVGHLAVANPAGVGRQRASFLVKALFWNLFGGWGRRRSVAMTLGPAASTLSDERLHAVLERVVVTAKNYRYRREPIPVFDDTTLRRLTMPVHAVIGKLDVMVDATETVRRLSVLVPHASLHVLPRHGHLVPTELGT; translated from the coding sequence ATGAGCGAGATCTACCGGTCGGCGGCGGGCGCCACCCTGCTGCGCGAGACCTACCTGCGCGACCTGGCCCAGTGCCCGGTACCCGCTGACCGCGAGTTCGTCGACACTCCGGAAGGAGAGACGTTCGTGCTGGTCAGCGGACCGGAGCAGGCGCCACCGCTGGTGCTGCTGCACGGTTCGGGCAGCAACTCCGCCGAGTGGGGGCCCAAGCTCGCCGGACTGGTCGACCGCTATCGGGTGTACGCCGTGGACATCCTCGGTGAGCCGGGCCTGAGCGCCCCGGTCCGGCCACCCCTGGGCTCCGACCGCTACGCCCGCTGGCTGGACAGCGTGCTGGACGCGTTCGGCCTGGGCCAGGTCACGGTCCTGGGCGTCTCGCTGGGCGGCTGGCTGGCCCTGGACTACGCCACCCGCCGCCCGGACCGGGTCGGTCACCTGGCCGTGGCCAACCCGGCCGGTGTTGGCAGGCAGCGTGCGAGCTTCCTGGTCAAGGCACTGTTCTGGAACCTGTTCGGCGGCTGGGGCAGGCGGCGCTCGGTCGCCATGACGCTCGGGCCCGCGGCCAGCACGCTGTCCGACGAGCGGCTGCACGCGGTGCTGGAGCGCGTGGTGGTGACGGCGAAGAACTACCGCTACCGCCGCGAGCCGATCCCGGTCTTCGACGACACCACGCTGCGCCGCCTCACCATGCCGGTGCACGCGGTGATCGGGAAGCTGGACGTCATGGTCGACGCCACCGAGACCGTCCGCAGGCTCAGCGTGCTCGTCCCGCACGCCTCCCTCCACGTGCTGCCCCGGCACGGGCACCTGGTGCCCACCGAGCTCGGCACGTGA
- a CDS encoding formylglycine-generating enzyme family protein, protein MIDVPAGEVLVRDEATGHGTRVRVAAFRLAPHPVTGPDGLPRTDLSWLAALEHCNRLSRESGYTPCYRLGEDPDGLDVAWDRAADGYRLPTEAEWEHACRAGTSGDRYGQLDEIAWYRDNSGGRLHPPGEKAPNAWGLHDMLGNVWEWCWDVYDATVYGPYRVFRGGGAFDTPRGCRAACRRRSHPAFHIDDLGFRLARNARAPLSAPLGSVTV, encoded by the coding sequence GTGATCGACGTCCCGGCGGGCGAGGTGCTGGTCCGCGACGAGGCCACCGGCCACGGCACCCGGGTGCGGGTGGCGGCCTTCCGGCTGGCCCCGCACCCGGTGACCGGCCCGGACGGCCTGCCGCGCACCGACCTGTCCTGGTTGGCCGCGCTCGAGCACTGCAACCGGCTCTCCCGCGAGTCCGGGTACACGCCCTGCTACCGGCTCGGCGAGGACCCGGACGGCCTGGACGTGGCCTGGGACCGGGCCGCCGACGGTTACCGCCTGCCCACCGAGGCCGAGTGGGAGCACGCCTGCCGCGCCGGGACCAGCGGCGACCGGTACGGCCAGCTGGACGAGATCGCCTGGTACCGCGACAACTCCGGCGGACGGCTGCACCCGCCGGGGGAGAAGGCCCCGAACGCCTGGGGCCTGCACGACATGCTCGGCAACGTCTGGGAGTGGTGCTGGGACGTCTACGACGCGACGGTCTACGGCCCCTACCGGGTGTTCCGGGGCGGCGGTGCCTTCGACACCCCGCGCGGCTGCCGGGCCGCCTGCCGCAGGCGCAGTCACCCCGCCTTCCACATCGACGACCTGGGCTTCCGCCTGGCCCGCAACGCCCGCGCGCCACTGTCGGCCCCCCTTGGTAGCGTCACCGTGTGA
- a CDS encoding EamA family transporter has product MLSNRLGVVLLTALAPAVWGSTYLVTTELLPPGRPLLAAVLRALPAGLLLVALTRRLPRGDWWWRSFVLGALNIGVFFALLFVAAYRLPGGVAATVGAVQPLLVAGFAAGLLDQRLTTRSVLAALAGVAGVALLVLRPDARLDTIGVLAALGGAVVMALGVVLAKRWSTDAPLLAVTGWQLVAGGVLLLPLTLLVEGPPPASLTGANVLGYAYLSIIGAAVAYALWFRGIRALSPTEVTFLSLLSPLVATLLGWLVLGQDLTAVQLLGGAVVLGAVLSTQLRARTPARV; this is encoded by the coding sequence GTGCTAAGCAATCGATTGGGTGTTGTCCTGCTGACCGCGCTGGCCCCCGCCGTCTGGGGCTCCACCTACCTGGTGACCACCGAGCTCCTGCCGCCCGGCCGCCCGCTGCTGGCCGCGGTGCTGCGCGCCCTGCCCGCAGGGCTGCTGCTCGTCGCGCTGACCAGGCGATTACCACGCGGGGACTGGTGGTGGCGCTCGTTCGTGCTCGGTGCGCTGAACATCGGGGTGTTCTTCGCGCTGCTGTTCGTGGCCGCCTACCGGCTGCCCGGCGGTGTGGCGGCCACGGTCGGCGCGGTGCAGCCGCTGCTGGTCGCGGGTTTCGCCGCCGGGCTGCTCGACCAGCGCCTGACCACCCGCTCGGTGCTGGCCGCGCTGGCGGGCGTGGCCGGGGTCGCGCTGCTGGTGCTGCGCCCGGACGCCCGGCTGGACACGATCGGCGTGCTGGCCGCCCTCGGCGGCGCGGTGGTGATGGCCCTGGGCGTGGTGCTGGCCAAGCGGTGGAGCACCGACGCCCCGCTGCTGGCGGTGACCGGCTGGCAGCTGGTGGCGGGCGGTGTGCTCCTGTTGCCCCTCACCCTGCTGGTTGAAGGCCCGCCACCCGCCTCGCTGACCGGCGCGAACGTGCTCGGCTACGCCTACCTGTCGATCATCGGCGCGGCGGTGGCGTACGCGCTGTGGTTCCGGGGCATCCGCGCGCTGTCCCCGACCGAGGTGACCTTCCTCAGCCTGCTCAGCCCGCTGGTGGCCACGCTGCTCGGCTGGCTGGTGCTCGGCCAGGACCTGACTGCCGTGCAGCTGCTGGGCGGGGCGGTGGTGCTCGGCGCGGTGCTGAGCACTCAGCTCAGGGCGCGGACCCCGGCACGGGTCTGA
- a CDS encoding MarR family winged helix-turn-helix transcriptional regulator codes for MTDHVDRVLAQWARERPDLDVSPMGIMGRLSRAHRAISTELGRTFARHDLDHASFDVLATLRRSGPPHQLTPAELMRSAMVTSGAITQRLDRLQSRGLVTRTPSLTDGRVVHVRLTEAGRDLIDTALPDHVATEDRLLAGLSTEDRAELAAILRRLMLSLGDNVG; via the coding sequence GTGACAGATCACGTGGACCGAGTGCTCGCCCAGTGGGCCCGCGAACGCCCCGACCTGGACGTCTCCCCGATGGGCATCATGGGCAGGCTCTCCCGGGCACACCGGGCCATCAGCACCGAGCTCGGCCGCACCTTCGCCCGGCACGACCTGGACCACGCCTCCTTCGACGTGCTGGCCACCCTGCGCCGCTCCGGGCCCCCGCACCAGCTCACCCCGGCCGAGCTGATGCGCTCGGCCATGGTCACCTCCGGCGCGATCACCCAGCGCCTGGACCGCCTGCAGTCCCGAGGTCTGGTCACCCGCACCCCCAGCCTGACCGACGGGCGGGTGGTGCACGTGCGCCTGACCGAGGCGGGCCGGGACCTGATCGACACCGCGCTGCCCGACCACGTGGCCACCGAGGACCGCCTGCTCGCCGGACTGTCCACCGAGGACCGCGCCGAGCTGGCCGCGATACTGCGGCGACTGATGCTCTCTCTCGGCGATAACGTCGGCTGA
- a CDS encoding glycosyltransferase, translating into MRILFTFIGGNGHFQPLVPLARAARAAGHTVAVAGGAGMRATVEAAGFTAFPIGTARAPGQGMLGPLVPLDPAKEDRDLREGFARTGAAEHAAALLTLGRDWKPDLLVRDEVDFGAAVAAEVLGVRCVSVVDIIAGGFLRPAVIAEPLHELRAAHGLPADPGLAMLHRGGVLSPVPARYRDPADPLPEHTGYFRPCTARREPPRERPGIYFTLGTIFNRESGDLFTRVLTGLRELPADIVVTVGRHLDPADLGPQPAHVRIERYLPQEEVLPGCDLVVSHGGSGSVTGALAHGLPLLVLPLGADQPGNARRCTALGVGHTLDPVTTTPDQVHTAAATLLADPEPARLARELAVEIAALPDPADVLATLG; encoded by the coding sequence GTGCGCATCCTGTTCACCTTCATTGGCGGCAACGGCCACTTCCAGCCCCTCGTTCCGCTGGCCCGCGCGGCCCGGGCGGCGGGCCACACCGTCGCGGTCGCCGGGGGTGCCGGGATGCGGGCGACCGTCGAGGCGGCCGGGTTCACCGCCTTCCCCATCGGCACCGCCCGCGCCCCCGGCCAGGGCATGCTCGGCCCACTGGTACCGCTCGACCCGGCCAAGGAGGACCGCGACCTCCGCGAGGGCTTCGCCCGGACCGGGGCCGCCGAGCACGCCGCCGCTCTGCTCACCCTCGGCCGGGACTGGAAACCGGACCTGCTGGTGCGCGACGAGGTCGACTTCGGCGCCGCGGTCGCGGCCGAGGTGCTCGGTGTGCGCTGTGTGTCGGTGGTCGACATCATCGCGGGCGGTTTCCTGCGCCCCGCGGTCATCGCCGAACCGCTGCACGAGCTGCGGGCGGCACACGGCCTGCCCGCCGACCCCGGCCTGGCCATGCTGCACCGGGGCGGGGTGCTGTCGCCGGTGCCCGCGCGCTACCGCGACCCGGCCGACCCGCTGCCCGAACACACCGGCTACTTCCGCCCGTGCACGGCCCGCCGCGAGCCCCCGCGCGAGCGGCCGGGGATCTACTTCACCCTGGGCACGATCTTCAACCGCGAGTCCGGGGACCTGTTCACCCGTGTGCTGACCGGCCTGCGCGAGCTGCCCGCCGACATCGTGGTCACCGTCGGCCGCCACCTCGACCCCGCCGACCTCGGCCCACAGCCCGCGCACGTGCGGATCGAGCGGTACCTGCCGCAGGAGGAGGTGTTGCCCGGCTGCGACCTGGTCGTCTCGCACGGCGGTTCCGGCAGCGTGACCGGCGCCCTGGCCCACGGCCTGCCGCTGCTCGTGCTGCCGTTGGGCGCCGACCAGCCCGGCAACGCCCGCCGTTGCACCGCCCTGGGCGTGGGCCACACCCTCGACCCGGTCACCACGACCCCCGACCAGGTGCACACCGCCGCGGCGACGCTGCTGGCCGACCCGGAACCCGCCCGGCTGGCCCGCGAGCTGGCCGTGGAGATCGCCGCCCTGCCCGATCCGGCGGACGTGCTCGCCACGCTCGGCTGA
- a CDS encoding GyrI-like domain-containing protein — MTIEPSITTRPAQPYLGLTKTITMTTFHLVADRIGEIIGVLGEQGQAPAGGPFFRYHVIDMANELVVEVGVPTAEPPRAEGGFVPAELPAGRYVTVLHHGHPDQLHNTIAGLLAWARGQGLEFDMHTSPKGEHWASRVETYLTDPRVEPDMANWTTELAFKLAD; from the coding sequence ATGACGATCGAACCGAGCATCACCACCCGCCCCGCCCAGCCCTACCTCGGGCTGACCAAGACCATCACCATGACCACCTTCCACCTGGTCGCGGACCGGATCGGGGAGATCATCGGGGTGCTGGGCGAGCAGGGGCAGGCACCGGCGGGTGGGCCGTTCTTCCGGTACCACGTGATCGACATGGCCAACGAGCTGGTGGTCGAGGTCGGGGTGCCCACGGCCGAGCCGCCGCGTGCCGAGGGTGGGTTCGTCCCGGCGGAGCTGCCCGCCGGGCGGTACGTGACGGTGCTGCACCACGGCCACCCCGACCAGCTGCACAACACGATCGCCGGGCTGTTGGCCTGGGCGCGGGGCCAGGGCCTGGAGTTCGACATGCACACCTCGCCGAAGGGCGAGCACTGGGCCAGCCGCGTCGAGACCTACCTGACCGACCCCCGGGTCGAGCCGGACATGGCCAACTGGACGACCGAGCTGGCGTTCAAGCTCGCGGACTGA
- a CDS encoding nitroreductase: MEVYEAVRSRQAVRGFTSEPVPHEVLERVLAGAAWAPSGSNIQPWHAYVLTGGPLAELKKRVHERIAAEDAWDEPEYQQYPPELASPYRERRSAFGAQRYGALGITREDWVARQRAAVANWDCFGAPAALFCYLDRGMGSPQWADAGMFLQTVMLLLRAEGLHSCPQMAWAKYHRSVAEIVTPPAELMLFCGMSIGYEDVAQRQPRTGRAPLGETVTFLG, encoded by the coding sequence GTGGAGGTCTACGAGGCGGTCCGGAGCCGCCAGGCGGTACGCGGGTTCACCAGCGAGCCGGTACCGCACGAGGTCCTGGAACGGGTGCTCGCGGGCGCGGCCTGGGCGCCGTCGGGGTCGAACATCCAGCCCTGGCACGCCTACGTGCTCACCGGCGGCCCCCTGGCCGAGCTGAAGAAGCGCGTGCACGAGCGCATCGCCGCCGAGGACGCCTGGGACGAGCCGGAATACCAGCAGTACCCGCCCGAGCTGGCCTCGCCCTACCGCGAACGCCGCTCGGCCTTCGGCGCGCAGCGCTACGGCGCATTGGGCATCACCCGCGAGGACTGGGTGGCCCGCCAGCGCGCGGCGGTCGCCAACTGGGACTGCTTCGGCGCCCCGGCCGCCCTGTTCTGCTACCTCGACCGGGGCATGGGCTCGCCGCAGTGGGCGGACGCGGGGATGTTCCTGCAGACGGTCATGCTGCTGCTGCGCGCCGAGGGCCTGCACAGCTGCCCGCAGATGGCCTGGGCCAAGTACCACCGGAGCGTCGCCGAGATCGTCACGCCACCGGCGGAGCTGATGCTGTTCTGCGGCATGTCGATCGGCTACGAGGACGTGGCCCAGCGCCAGCCCCGCACGGGCCGGGCGCCGCTGGGCGAGACGGTCACGTTCCTCGGGTAG
- a CDS encoding MarR family winged helix-turn-helix transcriptional regulator: MAVPRATDRPGDTSPFALGLLLRKAHWHAAAVMGEALRPLGVEMRHFAVLLELVNHGPTTQKDLVAATGSDKAGIMRVVDDLERKGLAVRRPVPGDRRARAVEITTAGLALFDAAHEAAPPLAARLAADLTPEEHAQLTALLTRFAHPAGE, encoded by the coding sequence ATGGCCGTCCCCCGCGCCACCGACCGCCCCGGCGACACCTCGCCGTTCGCCCTGGGTCTGTTGCTGCGCAAGGCGCACTGGCACGCGGCGGCGGTGATGGGCGAGGCGCTACGCCCGCTGGGCGTGGAGATGCGGCACTTCGCGGTGCTGCTGGAGCTGGTCAACCACGGACCGACCACGCAGAAGGACCTGGTGGCGGCCACCGGGTCGGACAAGGCCGGGATCATGCGTGTGGTCGACGACCTGGAGCGCAAGGGCCTGGCCGTGCGCAGGCCGGTGCCGGGTGACCGGCGGGCGCGGGCGGTGGAGATCACGACCGCCGGGCTTGCGCTCTTCGACGCCGCGCACGAGGCCGCCCCTCCGCTGGCCGCCCGCCTGGCCGCGGACCTGACGCCGGAAGAGCACGCGCAGCTGACGGCGCTGCTGACCCGGTTCGCCCACCCCGCCGGGGAGTAG
- a CDS encoding ABC transporter ATP-binding protein, which translates to MHDVAIDIDALTKDYGRRRALDALTLRIRTGEVFGFLGPNGAGKTTTIRILLDLLRPTSGSARILGLDVRRQAMAVHSRLAYVPGDVALWPQLTGGQAVDALLALHGHRADPAVRAELLDRFQLDPTQRCRTYSKGNRQKVALVAAFAAQSELLILDEPTSGLDPLMGETFRDCVREARAQGRTLFLSSHILGEVESICDRVGVLRAGKLVDHGTLDELRHLSAYTVRAELARPVELAGLPGVSDAELTDLGEGRHRLTCRAQPGRMDELLTALAGAGVHTLTSRPPTLEELFLGYYTEERA; encoded by the coding sequence ATGCACGACGTCGCGATCGACATCGACGCCCTCACCAAGGACTACGGCAGGCGGCGCGCCCTGGACGCGCTGACGCTGCGCATCCGCACCGGTGAGGTGTTCGGCTTCCTGGGCCCCAACGGGGCGGGCAAGACCACCACCATCCGCATCCTGCTGGACCTGCTGCGCCCGACCTCGGGCAGCGCGCGGATCCTGGGCCTGGACGTGCGGCGGCAGGCCATGGCCGTGCACTCGCGCCTGGCCTACGTGCCCGGCGACGTGGCGCTGTGGCCGCAGCTGACCGGCGGGCAGGCCGTCGACGCGCTGCTGGCCCTGCACGGCCACCGCGCCGACCCGGCCGTGCGTGCCGAGCTGCTGGACCGGTTCCAGCTGGACCCGACCCAGCGCTGCCGCACCTACTCCAAGGGCAACCGGCAGAAGGTCGCCCTGGTCGCCGCGTTCGCCGCCCAGTCCGAGCTGCTCATCCTGGACGAGCCGACCTCCGGCCTGGACCCGCTGATGGGCGAGACCTTCCGCGACTGCGTCCGCGAGGCCCGCGCGCAGGGCCGCACGCTGTTCCTGTCCTCGCACATCCTCGGCGAGGTCGAGTCCATCTGCGACCGCGTGGGCGTGCTGCGCGCGGGCAAGCTCGTCGACCACGGCACCCTCGACGAGCTGCGCCACCTCTCCGCCTACACCGTGCGGGCCGAGCTCGCCCGGCCCGTCGAGCTGGCCGGTCTGCCCGGGGTCAGCGACGCCGAGCTGACCGACCTGGGCGAGGGCAGGCACCGGCTGACCTGCCGCGCCCAGCCCGGCCGGATGGACGAGCTGCTCACCGCCCTGGCCGGGGCCGGGGTGCACACCCTGACCTCGCGCCCGCCGACCCTGGAGGAGCTGTTCCTCGGCTACTACACCGAGGAGCGCGCGTGA
- a CDS encoding phosphoesterase, which yields MTTPVNLITNGDAESGSGGGGEPTPTVPGWHTVEGAPALIRYSTGGGYPTATSPGPADRGAQFFGGGTSPRTRLVQTVRLPQGSRFTLRGWLGGYALQQDGARLSVEFLNASGYPLGVAVLGPVTAQERSSGTGLVERSATGPVPPGSTHARVTLLLTRSGGGSSNDGYADNLSLTVGDR from the coding sequence GTGACCACACCGGTCAACCTCATCACCAACGGCGACGCGGAATCCGGCTCCGGTGGCGGTGGCGAACCCACCCCGACCGTGCCGGGCTGGCACACCGTCGAGGGCGCACCCGCCCTCATCCGCTACAGCACCGGCGGCGGCTACCCCACCGCGACCAGCCCCGGACCCGCCGACCGGGGCGCGCAGTTCTTCGGGGGCGGCACCAGCCCCCGCACCCGCCTCGTGCAGACCGTCCGGCTGCCCCAAGGCAGCCGCTTCACGCTGCGCGGCTGGCTCGGCGGCTACGCCCTCCAGCAGGACGGCGCCCGCCTGTCGGTGGAGTTCCTCAACGCCTCCGGCTACCCGCTCGGTGTCGCCGTGCTCGGCCCGGTCACCGCGCAGGAGCGGAGCTCGGGCACCGGCCTGGTCGAACGCTCCGCCACCGGCCCGGTCCCGCCGGGCAGCACCCACGCCCGCGTCACGCTGCTGCTCACCCGCTCCGGCGGCGGCAGCTCCAACGACGGGTACGCCGACAACCTCAGCCTGACCGTGGGAGACCGCTGA
- a CDS encoding alkaline phosphatase D family protein produces the protein MLNRRTLLRSAAAAGALGAVWPLSSTLSPAQAYAAAADLGVTWDPKPFTLGVASGDPLPTSVVLWTRLAPDPLNPVQPLPDVVEVRWTVAEDARLTRKVASGTTAATSLLGHAVHVPVQGLRPGRRYYYAFDALGVRSRIGRTRTAPVGPVSKVRFASANCQAFHDGLYAAHRGIAREDLDFVVHLGDYIYEHGQVGGSHIRDHEGPAVFTLGDYRRRHALYKGDASLREAHAAHPWFFTWDDHEVANDYTGTEGSAPFVQRRAAAYQAWYEHIPHRVDGDGPPDIQLYRQRKWGDLLDLTVLDLRQYRTDQNLADGSILGATQRAWLGQRIDRAGDAWHCWVNSIMLSQLARQGGGYYFTDQWDGFRTERNSVLGQVHSSGLEDLVVITGDWHSAFVDDLRPDFDNPDSPVIGTEFTAHSVTSSAYSADWNATNGPVMGKANPHLKYFEGNRYGYDVYEVTPRRWSTHMRVIADRKVADSPVTTLTTFHVDRGKAGSYEDPATAGSPAQWRRP, from the coding sequence ATGCTCAACCGACGGACCCTCCTGCGCAGCGCCGCCGCCGCTGGTGCGCTCGGCGCGGTCTGGCCGCTCAGCAGCACCCTGTCCCCGGCCCAGGCCTACGCGGCCGCCGCCGACCTCGGTGTCACCTGGGATCCCAAGCCGTTCACCCTGGGCGTGGCCTCCGGTGACCCGCTGCCCACCAGCGTCGTGCTGTGGACGCGCCTGGCCCCGGACCCGCTCAACCCGGTGCAGCCGCTGCCGGACGTGGTCGAGGTCCGCTGGACCGTGGCCGAGGACGCCCGGCTCACCCGCAAGGTCGCCTCCGGCACCACCGCCGCGACCTCGCTGCTCGGGCACGCGGTGCACGTCCCGGTCCAGGGCCTGCGCCCGGGCCGCCGCTACTACTACGCCTTCGACGCGCTCGGCGTGCGCAGCCGGATCGGCCGCACCCGCACCGCGCCGGTGGGCCCGGTCTCGAAGGTCCGCTTCGCCTCGGCCAACTGCCAGGCCTTCCACGACGGCCTCTACGCCGCCCACCGGGGCATCGCGCGCGAGGACCTGGACTTCGTCGTGCACCTGGGCGACTACATCTACGAGCACGGCCAGGTCGGCGGCAGCCACATCCGCGACCACGAGGGCCCGGCGGTGTTCACCCTGGGCGACTACCGCCGCCGCCACGCCCTGTACAAGGGCGACGCCTCCCTGCGCGAGGCCCACGCGGCCCACCCCTGGTTCTTCACCTGGGACGACCACGAGGTGGCCAACGACTACACCGGGACCGAGGGCTCGGCCCCGTTCGTGCAGCGCCGCGCCGCGGCCTACCAGGCCTGGTACGAGCACATCCCGCACCGCGTGGACGGCGACGGCCCGCCCGACATCCAGCTCTACCGCCAGCGCAAGTGGGGCGACCTGCTGGACCTGACCGTGCTGGACTTGCGCCAGTACCGCACCGACCAGAACCTGGCCGACGGCTCCATCCTGGGCGCCACCCAGCGGGCCTGGCTCGGGCAGCGGATCGATCGGGCGGGGGATGCCTGGCACTGCTGGGTGAACTCGATCATGCTCAGCCAGCTGGCCCGCCAGGGCGGCGGCTACTACTTCACCGACCAGTGGGACGGCTTCCGCACCGAGCGCAACTCCGTGCTGGGCCAGGTGCACTCCTCCGGGCTGGAGGACCTGGTGGTCATCACCGGCGACTGGCACTCCGCCTTCGTCGACGACCTCCGCCCGGACTTCGACAACCCGGACTCCCCGGTCATCGGCACCGAGTTCACCGCCCACTCGGTCACCTCCAGCGCCTACTCCGCGGACTGGAACGCCACCAACGGCCCGGTGATGGGCAAGGCCAACCCGCACCTGAAGTACTTCGAGGGCAACCGCTACGGCTACGACGTCTACGAGGTCACGCCGCGGCGGTGGAGCACGCACATGCGGGTCATCGCCGACCGCAAGGTCGCCGACTCCCCGGTGACCACGCTGACCACCTTCCACGTCGACCGGGGCAAGGCGGGCAGCTACGAGGACCCGGCCACGGCGGGCTCGCCCGCGCAGTGGCGCAGGCCCTGA
- a CDS encoding LysE/ArgO family amino acid transporter yields MYGFLTPLAAGLGTGLSLIVAIGSQNAFVLRQGLRREHVLPVVAICGLSDAVLILAGITGIGGLLALWPGALVVVGWAGAVFLCGYGLLAARRALRPEAMAAAGGTQPSLKVAVLTCLALTWLNPHVYLDTVLLLGSVGNGYGDGRWTFAVGAVLGSLLWFGALGFGARSLSGLFARPVAWRVLDSLIAVTMVALGVTMAIRASA; encoded by the coding sequence GTGTACGGATTCTTGACGCCGCTGGCCGCAGGCCTGGGCACCGGCCTGTCCCTCATCGTCGCCATCGGCTCCCAGAACGCGTTTGTGCTGCGCCAGGGCCTGCGCCGCGAGCACGTGCTGCCGGTGGTGGCCATCTGCGGGCTCTCCGACGCGGTGCTCATCCTCGCGGGCATCACCGGCATCGGCGGCCTGCTGGCGCTGTGGCCGGGGGCGCTGGTGGTCGTGGGCTGGGCGGGCGCGGTGTTCCTGTGCGGCTACGGCCTGCTGGCCGCCCGACGTGCGCTGCGCCCGGAGGCGATGGCCGCGGCGGGCGGCACCCAGCCCTCGCTGAAGGTGGCGGTGCTGACCTGCCTGGCCCTGACCTGGCTCAACCCGCACGTCTACCTGGACACCGTGCTGCTGCTGGGCTCGGTCGGCAACGGCTACGGCGACGGGCGCTGGACCTTCGCGGTGGGCGCGGTGCTCGGCTCGCTGCTGTGGTTCGGCGCGCTGGGCTTCGGGGCCCGGTCGCTGTCGGGGCTGTTCGCGCGGCCGGTGGCCTGGCGGGTGCTGGACAGCCTGATCGCGGTCACCATGGTCGCCCTCGGGGTGACCATGGCGATCCGCGCCTCAGCCTGA